The following are encoded together in the Kwoniella europaea PYCC6329 chromosome 1, complete sequence genome:
- a CDS encoding ATP-dependent (S)-NAD(P)H-hydrate dehydratase, with translation MASKQHAHLLSLVRSMIPPLSPKLHKGQAGRIGVLGGSGDYSGAPYFSSMGAMRFGADLAHVICEPGAGAVIKTYSPDLIVHGVLDESKSMDQIKEELKGILARLHVLIVGPGLGRSEHMQNCAKVAFEIAKENDQMGVVVDADGLWLVQNEPQVVMDWPGVPRIVLTPNIMEFKRLCEKLQIDPNSSPETLCPKLASALGNVTIIQKGSTDIISNGLKIPPSLKAEGGSAEGKDDILESDTEGGLKRVGGQGDILSGSTGVLMAWGSEWVKGSYKHVGHPPPSDKGIAENIPLLAAYGASTFNRTVSKRGFEKKGRSMVTGDLVDLVGPVYEELFGKPGEEEGKGKL, from the exons ATGGCTTCAAAACAACACGCCCACTTACTATCCCTGGTCAGAAGTATGATCCCACCCCTCTCACCTAAATTACACAAGGGTCAAGCTG GTAGGATCGGTGTACTGGGTGGATCTGGAGA CTACTCCGGAGCACCTTACTTCTCTTCCATGGGAGCTATGCGATTCGGGGCTGATTTGGCGCATGTGATCTGCGAGCCTGGTGCTGGAGCTGTCATCAAGACATA TTCCCCTGATCTCATCGTACATGGTGTCTTGGACGAATCGAAATCAATGGATCAGATtaaagaggaattgaaagGTATATTGGCTAGACTA CACGTTCTCATCGTGGGGCCAGGTTTAGGTCGCTCAGAGCACATGCAGAACTGTGCCAAAGTAGCTTTCGAAATTGCcaaagagaatgatcagATGGGTGTGGTAGTTGATGCAGATGGGCTATGGCtggttcag AACGAACCTCAGGTGGTCATGGATTGGCCAGGTGTACCTCGTATCGTCTTAACTCCCAACATCATGGAATTCAAGCGACTATGCGAGAAATTG CAAATCGACCCCAACTCCTCGCCCGAAACGTTATGTCCCAAGCTCGCCTCTGCCCTTGGTAACGTGACGATCATCCAAAAAGGCTCTACCGACATAATTTCCAATGGACTTAAAATCCCTCCGTCTCTCAAGGCAGAGGGAGGTAGTGcagaagggaaggatgatattTTGGAGAGTGATACTGAAGGTGGTTTGAAGAGAGTTggaggtcaaggtgatatcTTGTCGGGAAGTACGGGCGTGTTAATGGCCTGGGGAAGTGAATGGGTCAAAGGATCTTACAA ACACGTCggtcatcctcctccttcagATAAGGGAATCGCAGAGAACATCCCTCTTCTCGCTGCATATGGTGCGTCAACTTTCAACAGGACGGTATCAAAGAGAGGAttcgagaagaaaggtagaagTATGGTCACTGGAGATCTGGTTGATCTGGTTGGGCCAGTATATGAGGAGTTGTTCGGTAAAcctggtgaagaagagggtaaaGGAAAGCTTTAG
- a CDS encoding eukaryotic translation initiation factor 3 subunit L — translation MADPTAFYEPTEDELLSSLAVPVQSYNPESDADEYRRLQELEQHAYAQQQLMVAEQEQEQLQALEQVPEDVKRFLVLFHQAILENDLPTITNMYESGWNKLTQAHYSQNEWPEAELISPLVGNDQVFLTLYRELYFRHVYAKLQPTIDDRFQSYENICELFNYLLNSDGPVPLDLPIQWLWDMLDEFVYQFSNFSTWRANPKNKNEEELEALAEAQNIWSSYSVLNVLYSLVQKSQINEQLRAEKQGKTPEEVQELAGEYGSKPLYRNLGYFSLICLLRVHVLLGDPTLALQTMENVDLSGGAFLTRITACHVTTYYHVGCAYMALGRWPDAIKTFISVLIFFIRMKQYHTRSYQYGSITKQCERMYALLAICTTLSPGPSDESIMSIVKEHYADQLSVLQRGGDEALETFKDLFLSASPKYLNVNPPPYEDPSALESYLANPPIDATQRHLELFLSDVVAVRGVSNIRNLLKLYTSIDASKLVTFSEGETEQEEILQQLMVLKAASRTYAKGQQQDTLLDGERIVTNNLDFTIDGSMVHVEETTSHRRYAGFFIRNAEHAQRVFNTIKSSPLPIQRKPTTSVTQTTTDNKNEPKKAGAWQPKRARVAAQ, via the exons ATGGCCGACCCAACTGCATTCTACGAGCCAACAGAGGACGAGCTCCTTTCCTCCCTTGCCGTCCCAGTCCAATCTTACAACCCTGAATCAGACGCAGATGAATATAGGAGATTGCAGGAGCTGGAACAACATGCCTACGCGCAACAGCAATTGATGGTAGctgagcaggagcaggagcagtTGCAGGCTTTGGAACAGGTCCCAGAGGATGTCAAGAGG ttcctcgtcctcttccatcaagCTATCCTCGAGAATGACTTACCAACCATCACCAACATGTACGAAAGTGGATGGAACAAGTTGACTCAAGCTCATTACTCTCAAAATGAATGGCCTGAAGCTGAACTCATCTCTCCCTTGGTCGGAAATG ATCAAGTTTTCCTGACACTTTACCGAGAG CTCTACTTCAGACATGTCTATGCTAAACTTCAACCTACTATCGACGATCGATTCCAATCATACGAAAACATCTGTGAACTCTTCAACTACCTTCTGA ACTCTGACGGTCCTGTACCTCTTGACCTACCAATCCAATGGTTATGGGACATGCTCGACGAGTTCGTCTACCAATTCTCCAACTTCTCCACTTGGCGTGCCAACCCCAAAAacaagaacgaagaggaattaGAAGCTTTGGCCGAAGCTCAGAACATCTGGTCATCTTACTCCGTTCTCAACGTTTTGTATTCCTTGGTCCAAAAATCACAAATCAACGAACAGCTCAGAGCAGAGAAACAAGGTAAAACACCAGAAGAAGTTCAAGAATTAGCTGGAGAGTATGGAAGTAAACCTCTGTACAGGAATTTAGGTTATTTCTCTTTGATTTGTTTGTTGAGAGTGCATGTCCTTTTGGGTGATCCTACTT TGGCCCTTCAAACAATGGAAAATGTTGATCTTTCAGGTGGTGCATTCTTAACCCGAATCACAGCTTGTCACGTTACCACCTACTATCATGTTGGATGTGCCTATATGGCTTTGGGAAGATGGCCAGATGCTATCAAGACTTTCATCTCcgttttgatcttcttcatccgaatGAAGCAGTACCACACCAGGTCATACCAGTATGGttcg ATAACCAAACAATGTGAGAGGATGTACGCCCTTCTCGCCATCTGCACTACCCTTTCGCCTGGACCTTCCGACGAAAGCATCATGAGTATCGTCAAGGAGCATTACGCAGATCAATTATCAGTTTTACAACGAGGAGG TGACGAAGCCCTCGAAACATTCAAAGACCTCTTCCTATCCGCCTCCCCCAAATACCTCAACGTCAACCCACCACCATACGAAGATCCCTCAGCACTCGAATCATACCTTGCCAACCCACCCATAGACGCCACGCAACGACATCTGGAATTGTTCCTTTCTGACGTAGTTGCCGTTCGAGGTGTATCCAACATAAGAAACCTGTTGAAATTGTACACTTCGATTGACGCTTCGAAATTGGTTACCTTCTCTGAAGGAGAGACtgaacaggaagagatcCTTCAACAGTTGATGGTGTTGAAAGCGGCCAGTAGGACTTATGCGAAAGGTCAACAACAAGATACTTTATTGGATGGTGAGAGGATTGTGACGAATAACTTGGACTTTACGATTGATGGG TCAATGGTTCACGTCGAAGAAACTACCTCTCACAGACGATACGCAGGATTTTTCATTCGAAATGCCGAACATGCCCAGAGAGTATTCAacaccatcaaatcatcaccCTTACCTATCCAACGTAAACCCACTACGAGCGTTACACAAACAACGACAGATAATAAGAATGAACCTAAGAAAGCGGGTGCTTGGCAACCTAAGAGAGCGAGGGTGGCTGCTCAGTAA
- a CDS encoding ubiquitin-like protein 5 encodes MPRSPSPRRSRSRSPPPRHHPKKPKELSFYKKSSSSVGSFSQRRDPLDDEPTARERAERRERGEVPQRFGGTREQGVRNTMGNVSGGVQTSMGSLGRKEDPLDRMGVKGDDRRDRDRDRDRRDDRGDYRRDDRDRDRRDRHRDDDRRYKYDRRDRDRDRDGHRDGRRDRDERREHPSGPSGGPPARPPAAAPSAPSAASMRFIEVIANDRMGRKVRVKCLPTDTVGDLKKLIAAQTGTTAQKIQLKKWYTNFKDHVSLQDYEINDGMSLEMY; translated from the exons ATGCCCCGTTCACCCTCGCCACGTCGGTCCCGCTCCCGTTCCCCTCCACCCCGTCATCACCCCAAGAAACCCAAGGAACTCTCATTCTACAaaaaatcatcttcctccgtCGGTTCCTTCTCCCAGCGTAGAGATCCACTGGATGACGAGCCTACTGCCCGAGAGCGCGCggaaaggagagagaggggTGAAGTGCCTCAGAGATTTGGAGGGACGAGAGAACAGGGCGTGAGGAATACGATGGGTAATGTGTCAGGAGGCGTACAAACGAGTATGGGTAGTTTGGGCAGGAAAGAGGATCCATTGGATAGGATGGgagtgaaaggtgatgatagaagagatagggatagggatagggatagaaGGGATGATAGGGGTGATTATAGGAGAgatgatagggatagggataggagGGATAGACacagagatgatgataggagGTATAAGTatgatagaagagatagagatagggaCAGAGATGGACatagagatggaagaagagatagagacGAGCGAAGAGAACATCCCTCTGGACCTTCAGGCGGACCTCCTGCTAGACCTCCTGCAGCTGCACCTTCAGCACCATCAGC TGCATCAATGCGATTCATAGAAGTGATAGCAAACGACCGAATGGGAcgtaaag TACGAGTAAAATGCCTCCCAACAGATACAGTAGGAGATCTCAAGAAACTCATCGCTGCTCAGACGGGTACGACAGCACAGAAAATCCAATTGAAGAAGTGGTATACGAATTTCAAAGATCACGTATCTTTACAGGATTATGAAATaaatgatgggatg AGTTTGGAGATGTATTGA